GATAATCATCATGATAATATTGATGATGTGCCACATACTCACACGCATAAACATAGTGAGGACGGCGACGAGCACGAGCATAATCATGAGCACTCTAAGGTTACTCAATCAGAAATTAAGATCTTGAATCACTCTATAAAAGCCTTGGCAAAAGTAACAGTTCTTGAAATCAAACAAAACTTTTCAGAGAAAAACTTAATATCAAGTCCTCATCCAAGAAAAATCTATAGGCCTCCGATAAACTCTTAGTTTTTTATAAATTATTAATAATAAATAATAGGAGGAACTATGTTTAAATTTTTATTAAGCATTTCGCCACTATTCTATACAGCAAACACACTTGCTCATGGAATTAGTGAGGATGCAAAGCGTGCGATGATTGAGGGTGGTTATTTAAAATATATCATTCTGGGTGCTGAGCACATGATTACCGGATATGACCACTTACTCTTTCTTTTTGGGGTCATTTTCTTTTTAAAGACATTTAAGGATATTGTTAAATTTATCAGTGTTTTTACAGTAGGGCACAGTATTACATTAATCTTTGCCACATTTATGGGGATAACTGCAAACTACTTTTTAATAGATGCAGTTATTGCTTTAAGTGTTTGCTACAAAGGTTTCGACAATAATAACGGATTTCAGAGCTACTTTGGAGTGAAGAAATCTCCTAATTTATTAGGCGCCGTTTTTGTTTTCGGACTAATTCATGGCTTTGGTCTTTCTACAAGACTTCAGCAGCTACCACTTGGTGAAAAAGGTGGTGAAATGTTGATGAGAATTATTTCATTTAACGTTGGTGTTGAAGTTGGGCAAATTGTGGCCTTAACTATTATGCTAGTTCTACTAAGGGGAATTAGAAATAGAGAATCCTTTAATAGGCTTTCAAAAGTTGCTAATGATGGATTAATTTTGGCAGGGGTCTTGTTATTTCTTATGCAAATGCATGGTTACGAGCATACATCTTATCCAGATGACTATGGATTCAGTAAGGATAATCATATTCATCACCATATGGACATGGAAAAACAAAGAACTCACGAATCTAAACACGATAATTTATAGGAGAACAGATATGAAATATTTATTACTAATTGGATCTTTGTTATTTTCTTTTTCAAGCTTTGCAGGCCCAGGTGGTGGTCATTCTCACGGTCATAGTCACTCACATTCTAAAAAATCTATTTCAATAGAAAAAACAGAAGAAGTTGGTCGCTATCATGTTAAGCGTCTTATTAATTCTGGAAAGATTGATGCTTCTTGGAAAAGTTCTACCTTTGATAAGTCAGAAAAAAAGAAGTTTGGAAAAAAGACAGAATGGGTTGTTACTTTTGACAATGAAAAAGGTGTAAAAGGTAAAAAACTTTATATCTTTTTGAAACTATCAGGTGAATTCGTAGCCGCGAATTTTACAGGAAAATAATATGTGGTTAGCAATAGGTAAAACTATTGTCGCAGCAGTGCTGATTAGCTTTGTTTCTTGGTTATCAGGAAAGAAAACTGGTTTGGCAGGGTTTCTTACAGCCCTGCCTCTTACAACTCTTCTTGCTCTTGCTTTTTCTCATATGGAATGGGGAGATGCAAAGCAATCAGTTGAGTATGCTAAAAGCGTATTTGTTGCGATACCAGTATCACTACTATTTTTTGTTCCCTTTTTACTTGCCCAAAAGTTTAATCTAGGTTTTTGGACTTGTTACTCAGGAGGGATTGTTCTTCTAGGTGTAGGATATTTTATTTATACATACGTCACGAAATTGATCTAGAAGACTTTTGGATATAAAATACTATCGATGGAAGCCCTTTATGAAGAATTTAAAGGGCTTCTTTTTAAATCGTTTTATTTGATATGTTTAAAACTACCCTTTATAGAACTACTGTAAATACTTTCGCAAGAAAAAAATAAAAGAATAAAAGAATAAAAGGAATAATAAAAGTATTCGTTTACTTATTGCGACTGTAAGCGTATCCAAATTTTTATTTTAAGTTGTTAGGATGATCGATTTCTTGATTCAGTTGGTAATATAGATTAATGCCTAGAAGAAACTAAACACACAAGAAATGATCTTTAATTATTTCTTATACAAAAGAATTAATATGTAATGTGTATAGTTATATATTTCTAGCTGTTTTAGCAGTAGGACTAGTGTATTTATCAATTCTACTTTTTAGACTTCGAGGCTTAAAGGCCTTATTTACGAATGACATTAAAGAAAAGTTAAAAAATGAAAGAGGTGCAACTGAAAAGCTAGAGAAATTAATTCAGTTGAATATTACTGATAATAAAAAAAATATTTTTTATATAAAAAAATTGTATAGATTAAGACTTCTTGTTTATTGTTGGATTATTGCGATGTTTATTAGCTTGGTACTTCTAGAAGGTTTTTAGCGGGAGTACTCGGTAGGTAGTGGAAAAATAATCAAACTTTCGATCTAGAAATAACTTAAACCTTTCCCTTAACATCCAATATTACCATTAGAGTATACCGGCCAATAATTCTATTATTCAGATTGATGAATGACATTGAAGCTACCAAAAATTAATCTCTTTCCATCAAACGGCATTGGGTTCGTTTGCTCACTTGATCGTGGGTCTTCCATGAGCTTTTTCATTCCTTCATCGCGTACTTCTTTTGAAGGCCAAGTTATCCACGAGAACACGACCGCTTCACTTTCAAGTTTTTGTACTGCTAAAGGCATTGAAGTAACTTTTCCATCTGGGACATTATCTTCCCAGCAGTCAACTATCGATAGTGCGCCATACTCTTTTGCTAATTCACTAAAAAATTTAGTATGTTCTAAGAACTTTTCTTTATTCTCTTTAGGTACCGCTGCCATAAAGCCATCTACATAATTCATCTTTGCTCCTAGCCTTTGATGGCAAGTTATTTCCCATAATATAATTTCATTAATAGCTTAAAATAGAAATAGCTATAATGGATACTATTTAGTTTCTTTTTTTACTACTTTTCAAGTATTTATCACACTCTCTTAAATGAATAATTTACAACAAATATTTTTCACTTCTTTACATATGATATAAATTTCAAGTCGTCGTAAGGAGTATTTAGGTGAAATTATTAGCGATTTTGCTATATTCAATAACTACATTTGCAAGTATCCAAGTCCAAGAGACTGAAAAATGTCCTGCTCACAGTACCCTCTCTAAAGAGGAGAGCTTCTCACTTATTAATCAAGTACATAGTGAGTCGCAAAGAGAATTAATTAATCAATATGACTTAAGGCCCAAGGTATTTTTTCAACATCATAATATTCAGGTTTCCCTGTCTAAGAAGTTTAGTAGAGTCGAAAAAGAAAGATATCATGTACTTGCTTATATTAAGATCGGAAATGAAGTATTTCCTAGACTTGTCTATCACTCAAACTCTCATGGAGTTTATAGAGTTCTAGATGGAATTCTTGACGGATGGTATTCTAAAGGGCCTGGACAAAACTATATTTCAGTTCCGTTCTTTATAAATAAGTTCTTGCTTGAAAACTGTATAGGTGAGAGTGCTAGAAGAACTAAAGCCGAGTTGAGAGAACTTTTAGAATTTGGAGATGATCATCTTTACTATTTTAATAACTACGAAGTCTTTGAAGAAAATATTGTATCAGTATTAAAGGGGCCAGCAAAGCCGCCTCTTCTAGATGGAAATGGTATGAGTAAGCGCCATCCGGAAGATATATTTACCAAAGATGGTTATGAAGCTAATTTTATGGATGTTAAAGCGAAGTATAAAACAACGACAAAGGCTGCAGGACTAGTGAATGTTGTTGTTTACAGATCTACTAATAAGAAGATTGATTATACTTTCATGATTGATTCTGCAGGAAAAGCTTGGGTATCCGAAGTGAATAGTTTTATAGAGGAGCTAAACAAGTTTGGAATCGCAAAGAAACAATATGATGTAAAGGATCTGCTTCAGCCTCGATGGGAGTATCCAGAGGAAATAGTTGTGGATTATAGAAGCTCTATATCAAGTCCTTATAAATCTAGCTATAGATCAAATTGGAACTATCTACGTGAGATTCCTCTAATAAAGAAATGGTATGAATATAATAAACTACCTCTACCTATAAAAGAGCCAAGCTTATAACAGTAGGATTTAGCCTTTCGCGATATATTGAAGGTGCTTTCTTATTTTAAGATAAGATTGCATGTTGACTTAGGAGCACTGGTATTATAATCAATAGTTCCTTATATATCTTATAAGGAGCTCTCATGAAATTGTTAACTATTCTATTTTTTCTAATTATCGCAAATAATTCACTAGCAAGCTACAAATGTGTTTTAGATGGTGCAAGAACTCAGTTCGACACTTGTGCTAGTAGTATCTCTTTAGAAGGTAACGTATGTTATAGAGGTAGTGTAGCAAAAGCTATTTCTGTGCTAGAGCTAATCGGCGATGATCTGCTTGACGAAGATAGCATTGTTGAAATTAGACAATTACATGACAATAGAATTGAATATATCTATGTACCTTATGCTGGAGAAGATTTTAAGGTGACTATAAATCGATGTGTTGGGAATTAGAAAAGAAATTGCGAGATTTATTTAGTAAAAAATAGGACTTACAATTAACATCTTTTGTTAGAGGCATTCATTCTATTAAAATATAATAGAATGAATGCCTCTAAAGAAGTAAGACAGTTTCAATATATTTATTACTATTGCCATGTTCATATCGCCTGCTCACTTTTTCTGTAGTGATGAGAGGTATGGTCTTAAATCTCTTTTGCAGTCTATGTTAGAATAAATTAATAACTTGACTTTGTAATGTACGAGTTGGTAATTTTATTATTATGCTTAGTAAATTATTTTCACTATTCGCTTTAATTTCACTTCTTTTTAGCTTTCATGCTGAATCAACTGACTTGCATGACCTTTCTTTAAGAGTTGCTCCTAAAGTATCTACTGTTATAACAAATTTATCAGCGACTGAGTTTGTTAGTGTGAATTGTGAGGACTGTGAAGAGAGTGATTTCGGTGACCACTCAGAGCATTGTTCACATCATTGTAGTGGGTTACATAATCTCGCACCTGTAAAGAATCAAGCCTTCCTTAGCACACCTACAGTCATCAACAATAATGTTGTTTGGTTGTACTATCATCAATATAAGAATCCCTTTCTTAATCCTTCTGTAAAACCTCCGATGTTTTCTTCGAAAGTTAGTATCTTCTGTTAAGTTTAGCTTACTAACTAATTCAATAAAATTTATAAATGACTTTTCACTGATAACCAGTCTACTTGTAGGCATTGTTTTACCAGCGATAATAGTTATTAAAGTTAATTCTTTAAGAAAAGAATAAACAAGACTGTGCTTACCTTAAAAAATGAGAGGAGAGTGATGTTTCGACTCTCGCATGTAAAAAGGACAAATTAGAATGAAGATAATTTTCTTAGTAGTTTTTATTAGTATTTATACTTTTAAAACTTATGCTAAATGTAATCTTAAAAACTCAAATGATATCTTGGAGCTTGTTAAGAAAAATCATCCAAGTATAACTTTTAACAATGTGAAAGGAATGGCCCTTGAGTCTAACATAGAAGTCGCAGGTCAAAGACTTAATCCCGAGTTAGATGCTGAGAGCACAGTTGGTGACTCAGTAGGAGGTAAAAACTATCGTACTTCTGTTTCTTTAAAGCACACCTTTGAGCTAGGTGGAAAACGTGACTCAAGGATTAATGTTGCAAGAAATACCTTTAAAACGGGGGTGGCTTTAGCAGAATTTGATAATCAACAAACTATAATTAATACGGTTATTAAACTTCATCGCTTACGGCAAGTTTATGAACTTGTTCCTATCTATGAAGAGTCTTTAAGTGCATTCAATAAGATTTTGAAAACGATTAAGGGGAGGATGTCTCTTTCTCCTGAGCAACAGGTAGAAGCTGAAACTCTAGAGTTAGCAGTAAATGACTATAAACTTAAAATTGCACAGCTTAATTCTGAGAAAATGAACCTGACAACTCATTTATCATTCTTTATGGGGGTAGATTGTACTATCCCAAGAAGTGCTCTTCCTGTTTCTATAAATTTAGATGAAAGATTTGAAAGAGACTTAAAAATTGAAAACTATTCAAAATTTAAGGCCGCTACGTTTTCTTTGGAAATGGCGAAATCGAACTTAGATTTAGAAAAATCTAATAGTTATCCAGACCTTCAAGTTGGTCCAATTTATGAATATGAAAAAAATAGTGCTGGTCGAATAGACACTTTTGGTGTTGCGATAACTATGGACTTGCCAATACTTAGTATTAATAGTGGTGGAAGAAAAAGGGCAACTAATGATGTATTGGCAGCAAGTCTAAATTTGAGAAATATTAAAAAAGAAAGTATGCTTGATGTTCAATCTTGGCTCCAAAAGTACAATCAGTATAAAGACTCGTTAAAAACAATCGCTAATAAAGATAAATTAGAAAAAAAACACAGAAAAATTGAATCTCTTTTTAATAGAGGCATTATCTCTACTTCTCTTGTAATTGAATCGCACAGACAGTTAGTTGAGTTTTTTATTACAAGATTTGAGTTCGAGATTGGGGCAACGGAAGCGCTTTGGAACATATATAAGTTAAATGGGGAAATAGCGAGTAAAAGTCTTTAAACCCCTGATAAATGAAACAGATTATAATTATTAAAAATAGGAGTTAAAAGTGAAATATAAATTAATATTGTCAGGAATTATAGTTACTACTTTTCTTGGATTTAGTTCTTTTGCAGAAGATGAACATGATCACAGCTCTCATGAAAAAAAAGAAAAGCACTCTACAGAGGATTCTCATGAGCACAGTGATGGGGATGGTCATAATCATAAGAAAAAGAAGAAAAAAGACTCTCATGCTGGTCACGATGATCATGGGCATAAAGCTCACAATGAAGATGACGGTCATGAGCATAATAAACATAAAGAAGAAGATGGTCATGATCATGGTTCACACGAAGGGCACGGTGGAGGAAAGGCGATTGGAAAAGGAAAAGCTATTGAGGAAGTAGATGAAATTAAAGGGTTCAAACTTTCAAGAGAGGCCATTAAGACTTTGGAATTAAAACTTAATACAGTAGATGGTTCTACTTTTAAGATTTCTAAGAAGACTTTAGTTGCATCCAAAAATAAAAAAGGTGTTTATAGGTTTAGAGCAGGATTTTTTAAGTTTATGCCAGCAGAGATCACAAAAGAGCTTTCTGATGGCTATCTGGTTGAAGTTAAAGGTGTTGATTTTGGAGATCAGATTGTTGTAAATGGCGTTGGTCTTTTACGAGTAACAGATGTTTATTCAACAGATAAATCAGAGTACGGTCATTCACACTAGGAGTTAGCATGATTAATAAAGTTATTGAATTCTCCGTAAATAATCGAATGTTTGTCTTTATGGCAACACTCTTGCTCATTGTATTTGGTGCGAAGTCTTTTCAGGAGTTATCTATTGATGCTGTTCCTGATATCACCAATACACAAGTTCAAATAAACACACAGGTGAAAGGCTTAGTTCCAGAAGAAGTCGAGAGAATGGTAACTTTTCCGATAGAATATTCTATGAATGGAATTCCTGGCGTTGAAACAATTCGTTCAATATCTCGATATGGTATTTCTCAAGTTACTGTTATCTTTAAAGAGGATGCTGATATTTTTAGGGCTAGGCAACTGGCATCAGAAAAACTCCAAAACATTGAACTTCCTGATGGAGTTGTACCAGAAATGGGGCCGATCAGTACTGGACTTGGTGAAATTTTTCACTACTCAATTGAGGCAAAAGAACCTGAAACGGATCCAGAAAAAAGATTGATTCAGCTTATGGACTTAAGGTCCCTGCAAGATTGGTTTATCAAACCGAGACTTTTAACAGTGAAAGGGGTAACTGAAGTTAATACTATTGGCGGATATGAAAAGCAATTTTTTATTCAGCCTAATATAGAAGGAATGACAAAATACGGACTTCACTTTGATGATATTGAGTCAGCAATTGAACAAACTAACCTTAATGTTGGAGGAGGTTATATTCAGCAAACCGGAGAGCAATTACTAGTTCGAGGCGTTGGTTTGTTAAGTAATATTAAAGATATCGAATCTGTTGTAGTAAAAAGACTTTCTTCATATCAGGTAATAAAAATTAAAGATATTGCGCAAGTAAAATATGATAAAGAAATTAGAACAGGCGCTGCAACTGTAAATGGGGAAGAGTCAATCATTGGAACAGCCTTTATGTTACTTGGTGAAAATTCAAGGTCTGTAGCGCAAAGAGTTTCAGGAAAGCTTGATGATATTAAGAAAGACCTTCCTCCATGGGTAAAGCTTAAGATTCTTTACGATCGTTCAGACATGGTAGACGCTACTCTTAATACAGTAGAGCATAACTTACTAATGGGAGCAGGGTTAGTCATTTTATTTTTGTTATTACTTGTTGGAAATATAAGAGCAGCAATAATAACTTCTCTTATGATTCCAATTTCCCTTCTTATGACTTTTATTTTAATGAAATGGCAAAACGTATCAGGGAATTTGATGAGTTTAGGTGCTCTTGATTTTGGAATCATTGTAGATGGTGCTGTTATTGTTATTGAAAACTGCGTGCATAGACTTCAAAATAAAGGGAAAGCCCTTGGAAGAGACATGACCAGAGCTGAAGTTAAACAGGTCGTCATAGATTCGGCTATTGAAATTCGATCAGCTGCTGGTTTTGGTGAATTAATTGTAATTGTTGTTTTTATTCCACTCTTTGCTTTAACGGGAGTTGAGGGGAAAATGTTTGGACCTATGGCCACAACATTTATAATGGCCTTAGCATCAGCCCTTCTTCTTTCATTTACTGTTGTTCCAGCATTAGCTGCAACTTTCTTAAGTGGAAAAACAAGAGATAAAAAACCATTCTTAATGAGTCTCGCTGAAAAGGCATTTAGTCCTACACTCAGTATTGCATTAAGGGCAAAAAAGTTTGTTCTCGGTATTGGAATAGCTTCAATTGTAGTGGGTGTATTTTTATTCTCACGATTGGGGGCGGAGTTTATTCCTCAACTAGATGAAGGAGATTTTGCGTTACAATTTATCCGCCCTGCCAATATTAGTATGGAGAATTCGGTAAAATTGCAGAGACTTTCAGAGAGAATAGTATTGGATTTTCCACAGGTTAAAAATGTTTTTGCAAGAACTGGAGCTGCGGAAGTAGCAACAGATCCGATGGGTGTGAATATCTCAGACTCATATGTGATGCTTAATAACAAAGAAGAATGGCCGAAAGATAATTCTATTACGGATAAAAAGAGTTTGATGAAAGCGGTTAAAGACAAATTAGATTTACATGTCCCTGGGCAAGTAATGTTGATTTCTCAACCAGTCGAACTACGTTTTAATGAACTCTTAGAAGGTACTAGGGCCGATGTGTCAGCAAAAGTATTTGGTGAGGATTTGGATAAATTAATAGAATACTCCAAAGAGGTTGCTGAAATTGTATCTAGTATTGAAGGAGCAGGAGAAGCTGAGTCTGAATCTAAAGGGAAGTCGCCTCTACTTCAATATACCCCCAAAATGGATAAACTCGCACAATTGGGAGTTACAGCACGGCCTGTATTAGATGCAATTAGCACCGCGATCGGAGGGAGAGAGGTTGGACATGTTTATGATGGAGTACGTAAATATCCTATCGTAACTAGACTTTCTGAAGAGGAACGAAAAGACATTATGACAGTTAGAAAATTACCTGTTGGTATTGCTGAAGGTCATACTGTTCCAATTGAACAAGTCGCAGATATTGAATTTGTTGAAACTTTCTCCGCTGTAGGTCGCGAAAACTCTCAAAGGCGTATTGCTGTACTCATTAACCCTGAGGTGAGAGACATTGAAAGCTTTGTAAATAAAGCTAAGAAAATAGTTGAAGAAAAAGTAAAGCTTCAAGAGGGCTATTACATCGAATGGGGAGGTAGTTTTAAAAATCTACAAAGTGCCAAAGAAAGATTAGGAGTACTTGTTCCAATGGCCCTCTTAATAATTCTTGCGATGCTGTATGCTGCTTTTAAAAACTTCTCACAGGTGGTGTTAATATTTGCATGTGCTCCAATGGCCTTAATCGGTGGTGTTATTGCTTTGAATGTTATGAATATGCCTTTTAGTATATCTGCTGGAGTTGGTTTCATAGCACTTTGTGGGATTAGTATATTAAATGGAGTTGTCCTTGTAACATATTTCAACAGACTTGTTTTAGATGGAAAAAGTCCAGATGATGTAGTTAGAGAAGGTGCTATGACAAGACTTAGACCCGTTTTAATGACTGCCCTGACCGATATCTTTGGATTCTTACCAATGATGTTTTCTACTGGACTTGGTGCTGAAGTCCAAAAGCCTCTTGCTACAGTTGTAGTAGGAGGGATCTTGTCTGCGACAGTACTAACATTGATTGTATTACCGAGTTTATACAGATTGTTTTTTAAACAAATGCAACCAAATCTATTCAAAGGAGAAATATAATGAAATTTCTTTTAACAGTCTTTATTTCAATATTTTTAGCATCATGTGCTCATCATCATAATAAAACTGAACACCATCACCATAAGTATGAAAAGCAATGCGCTTATAGTGTAGCTCATGGTGATTTAA
This window of the Halobacteriovorax sp. HLS genome carries:
- a CDS encoding TolC family protein; its protein translation is MKIIFLVVFISIYTFKTYAKCNLKNSNDILELVKKNHPSITFNNVKGMALESNIEVAGQRLNPELDAESTVGDSVGGKNYRTSVSLKHTFELGGKRDSRINVARNTFKTGVALAEFDNQQTIINTVIKLHRLRQVYELVPIYEESLSAFNKILKTIKGRMSLSPEQQVEAETLELAVNDYKLKIAQLNSEKMNLTTHLSFFMGVDCTIPRSALPVSINLDERFERDLKIENYSKFKAATFSLEMAKSNLDLEKSNSYPDLQVGPIYEYEKNSAGRIDTFGVAITMDLPILSINSGGRKRATNDVLAASLNLRNIKKESMLDVQSWLQKYNQYKDSLKTIANKDKLEKKHRKIESLFNRGIISTSLVIESHRQLVEFFITRFEFEIGATEALWNIYKLNGEIASKSL
- a CDS encoding HupE/UreJ family protein; amino-acid sequence: MFKFLLSISPLFYTANTLAHGISEDAKRAMIEGGYLKYIILGAEHMITGYDHLLFLFGVIFFLKTFKDIVKFISVFTVGHSITLIFATFMGITANYFLIDAVIALSVCYKGFDNNNGFQSYFGVKKSPNLLGAVFVFGLIHGFGLSTRLQQLPLGEKGGEMLMRIISFNVGVEVGQIVALTIMLVLLRGIRNRESFNRLSKVANDGLILAGVLLFLMQMHGYEHTSYPDDYGFSKDNHIHHHMDMEKQRTHESKHDNL
- a CDS encoding DUF1428 domain-containing protein; this encodes MNYVDGFMAAVPKENKEKFLEHTKFFSELAKEYGALSIVDCWEDNVPDGKVTSMPLAVQKLESEAVVFSWITWPSKEVRDEGMKKLMEDPRSSEQTNPMPFDGKRLIFGSFNVIHQSE
- a CDS encoding DUF6488 family protein, translated to MKYLLLIGSLLFSFSSFAGPGGGHSHGHSHSHSKKSISIEKTEEVGRYHVKRLINSGKIDASWKSSTFDKSEKKKFGKKTEWVVTFDNEKGVKGKKLYIFLKLSGEFVAANFTGK
- a CDS encoding efflux RND transporter permease subunit, giving the protein MINKVIEFSVNNRMFVFMATLLLIVFGAKSFQELSIDAVPDITNTQVQINTQVKGLVPEEVERMVTFPIEYSMNGIPGVETIRSISRYGISQVTVIFKEDADIFRARQLASEKLQNIELPDGVVPEMGPISTGLGEIFHYSIEAKEPETDPEKRLIQLMDLRSLQDWFIKPRLLTVKGVTEVNTIGGYEKQFFIQPNIEGMTKYGLHFDDIESAIEQTNLNVGGGYIQQTGEQLLVRGVGLLSNIKDIESVVVKRLSSYQVIKIKDIAQVKYDKEIRTGAATVNGEESIIGTAFMLLGENSRSVAQRVSGKLDDIKKDLPPWVKLKILYDRSDMVDATLNTVEHNLLMGAGLVILFLLLLVGNIRAAIITSLMIPISLLMTFILMKWQNVSGNLMSLGALDFGIIVDGAVIVIENCVHRLQNKGKALGRDMTRAEVKQVVIDSAIEIRSAAGFGELIVIVVFIPLFALTGVEGKMFGPMATTFIMALASALLLSFTVVPALAATFLSGKTRDKKPFLMSLAEKAFSPTLSIALRAKKFVLGIGIASIVVGVFLFSRLGAEFIPQLDEGDFALQFIRPANISMENSVKLQRLSERIVLDFPQVKNVFARTGAAEVATDPMGVNISDSYVMLNNKEEWPKDNSITDKKSLMKAVKDKLDLHVPGQVMLISQPVELRFNELLEGTRADVSAKVFGEDLDKLIEYSKEVAEIVSSIEGAGEAESESKGKSPLLQYTPKMDKLAQLGVTARPVLDAISTAIGGREVGHVYDGVRKYPIVTRLSEEERKDIMTVRKLPVGIAEGHTVPIEQVADIEFVETFSAVGRENSQRRIAVLINPEVRDIESFVNKAKKIVEEKVKLQEGYYIEWGGSFKNLQSAKERLGVLVPMALLIILAMLYAAFKNFSQVVLIFACAPMALIGGVIALNVMNMPFSISAGVGFIALCGISILNGVVLVTYFNRLVLDGKSPDDVVREGAMTRLRPVLMTALTDIFGFLPMMFSTGLGAEVQKPLATVVVGGILSATVLTLIVLPSLYRLFFKQMQPNLFKGEI